In Legionella cardiaca, a genomic segment contains:
- a CDS encoding M13 family metallopeptidase, which produces MRLRKIFTALLGLWVPFLATSASNVNAAALHIDWLDKKINPSENFFAYANGTWQKQNPIPPEYESWGTFYVLQDKLQDVIHQMLITAANNKNAKPGSIEQKVGDFYFSGMDEALINKVGAVPLQSEFARIEGISNLNDLQDVIAHLQMIGVDALFGFGSMQDFKNSQEMIGAAIQGGLGLPDRDYYLKEDGKFAKIRAAYLKHLAKMFELLGDSPDQATKEAKTVMAIETTLAKASLSQTELRDPYAIYHIMDSKQLEATTPNFSWPRYLKAIGQTNLKSINLATPDFFKKANEQLKTVSLEDWKVYLRWRLIDSYASYLSQPFVDEDFRMTAAIGGAEKLLPRWKRVVNTENGALGFAIGKMYVEKYFSSTSKQQVLEILQNIRTVLREDLQTLNWMTPETRKAALKKLDLMEERVGYPEKWWDYSSLIIDRGPYVLNVIRANEFLVKRDLDKIGKPVDKTEWAMTPQTINAYYDPSMNNINLPAGILQPPFFDPTAPAAINYGAIGFIIGHEITHGFDDKGALFDGHGNLKNWWTPEDLKKFQAATNCIARQFSQYKVNGDLAVQGNLVVGEATADLGGLTLAFKAFQASKDYKNAKTIAGFTPEQQFFLGSAHVWASNIRPEKARHLVTTDPHPPMIYRVNGTLANMPQFQQAFAIHENSPMVNKNRCIIW; this is translated from the coding sequence ATGCGTCTACGAAAAATTTTTACTGCATTACTCGGTTTATGGGTTCCTTTTCTAGCCACTTCGGCATCGAATGTAAACGCGGCAGCCCTGCATATAGACTGGCTTGATAAGAAGATTAATCCAAGTGAAAATTTTTTTGCCTATGCGAATGGCACCTGGCAAAAACAGAATCCTATTCCTCCTGAATATGAAAGTTGGGGTACTTTTTACGTTTTGCAGGATAAGCTTCAGGATGTAATCCATCAAATGCTTATTACCGCAGCTAATAATAAAAATGCCAAACCAGGCAGCATTGAACAAAAGGTAGGCGATTTTTACTTCAGCGGGATGGATGAAGCATTAATCAACAAAGTGGGGGCAGTGCCTTTACAATCTGAATTCGCTCGAATTGAAGGCATCAGCAATTTAAATGATCTACAGGATGTAATTGCTCATTTACAAATGATAGGTGTTGATGCTCTTTTTGGTTTTGGCAGTATGCAAGACTTTAAAAACAGTCAGGAAATGATAGGTGCTGCCATACAGGGGGGGTTAGGCTTACCCGACAGGGATTATTACTTAAAAGAGGATGGAAAATTTGCCAAAATTCGTGCCGCTTATCTTAAACATTTAGCGAAAATGTTTGAGTTATTGGGTGATTCTCCTGATCAAGCTACTAAAGAAGCCAAAACTGTAATGGCAATTGAAACGACTTTGGCGAAGGCGTCCCTATCACAGACAGAATTACGTGATCCCTACGCAATTTATCACATCATGGATAGCAAACAATTAGAAGCCACAACACCCAATTTTTCCTGGCCACGCTATCTAAAAGCCATAGGGCAAACTAATCTTAAATCCATTAATTTGGCAACACCCGATTTTTTTAAGAAAGCAAATGAGCAACTTAAGACTGTTTCTTTAGAAGATTGGAAGGTTTATCTGCGTTGGCGACTGATCGATTCCTATGCTTCTTACTTATCACAACCGTTTGTGGACGAAGATTTCCGCATGACTGCGGCAATTGGTGGCGCTGAAAAACTATTGCCACGCTGGAAGCGTGTGGTGAATACCGAAAATGGTGCGCTGGGCTTTGCCATTGGTAAAATGTATGTTGAAAAATATTTTTCGTCTACTTCCAAACAACAAGTACTAGAAATCTTGCAGAATATCCGTACTGTTTTGCGCGAAGATTTGCAAACCTTAAACTGGATGACTCCAGAAACACGTAAAGCAGCACTAAAAAAACTAGATCTAATGGAAGAGCGTGTAGGTTACCCTGAGAAATGGTGGGATTACTCCAGTTTGATTATTGATCGTGGGCCTTATGTGCTTAATGTAATCCGGGCTAATGAATTTTTAGTCAAACGTGACTTGGATAAAATTGGCAAACCTGTTGATAAAACAGAATGGGCAATGACTCCACAAACGATTAATGCTTATTATGATCCCTCGATGAATAATATTAATCTGCCAGCCGGTATTCTTCAGCCACCGTTCTTTGATCCTACAGCCCCCGCTGCCATTAATTATGGCGCTATTGGCTTCATTATTGGTCATGAAATTACTCATGGTTTTGATGATAAAGGGGCCTTATTTGATGGTCATGGTAATTTAAAAAATTGGTGGACGCCTGAGGATTTGAAAAAATTCCAGGCTGCGACAAATTGTATTGCTAGGCAATTTTCTCAGTACAAGGTAAATGGTGACTTAGCGGTTCAAGGCAATCTCGTTGTTGGTGAAGCAACGGCTGATTTGGGTGGACTGACGTTAGCCTTTAAAGCATTTCAAGCTTCAAAAGATTATAAAAATGCAAAAACAATTGCAGGCTTCACTCCTGAACAGCAATTCTTTTTAGGTTCTGCTCATGTATGGGCTAGTAATATTCGTCCGGAGAAAGCGCGACATTTAGTAACAACTGATCCTCATCCACCTATGATTTACCGTGTTAATGGTACTTTGGCCAATATGCCGCAATTTCAGCAAGCATTTGCTATCCATGAAAATAGTCCTATGGTCAATAAAAACCGTTGTATAATTTGGTAA